One region of Coregonus clupeaformis isolate EN_2021a chromosome 31, ASM2061545v1, whole genome shotgun sequence genomic DNA includes:
- the LOC121547472 gene encoding 28 kDa heat- and acid-stable phosphoprotein yields MPRGGKKGHKGRGKQFSNPEEIDRQMKAQRELEANGGVEKEEEKSSGSDDSSSEEEDVNKKKSGVEGLIEIENPNRISQKSKKVTELDVNAPKELSRREREEIEKQKAKERYMKLHLEGKTDQARADLARLAIIKKQREDAQKKRDGIKKEKEAEDSKSKR; encoded by the exons ATGCCAAGAGGCG GTAAAAAAGGTCACAAGGGCCGGGGAAAGCAGTTCAGCAATCCAGAAGAGATCGACAGACAGATGAAAGCACAGAGAGAGCTG GAGGCGAACGGCGGagtagagaaggaggaggagaaatcATCAGGATCTGACGACAGCAGCAGTGAAGAGGAGGACGTT AACAAGAAGAAGAGTGGAGTGGAAGGATTGATCGAGATTGAGAATCCCAACCGCATATCCCAGAAAAGTAagaaggtgacagagctagatgTCAACGCACCCAAAGAGCTGTCACGCCGAGAGAG GGAGGAGATCGAGAAGCAGAAAGCTAAGGAACGCTACATGAAGCTGCACCTAGAGGGGAAGACAGACCAGGCACGGGCCGACCTCGCCAGGCTGGCCATAATCAAGAAGCAGAGAGAGGACGCGCAAAAGAAGAGGGACGGCATCAAAAAAG AAAAAGAAGCTGAAGACTCCAAGTCCAAGCGTTAG